AAATAGTCCTCTACGGAAAGGGGTTCCGTAAAATAAACATTCATCTTTAATTCGGCTTTATTGGGCGGAAAAAGGGTGTCATTTTACACGTGCACGTCGTAGGTGGAGTAGGTCGTGTACCAATTGTCGTTGTCCGTAGCCAGCTCCTGATCCGGGAAAAGGGCAATAATCTTGTTGTAATTTCGGATCAAAATATCAAAGGCATTCTCCCCCTGCCAAGGGTACGGATGGCGCCCGGGAATGGCCTCCACAGATAGCTTGAATTTCAGGATTCCCTTTTCGGCGTAGATTAATTTGTGGTTGTATCCTCCGTCTCCGTTAATCAAAATCCCGCAGGAATAATCCAGCTCACTCAGCCTTTTGGCTCCGTTTTCGCTGCCAATCTCTTCGTCAAATGTCAGCATAATCCCGATATCGTAATCCTTTTTTAGACGGGCTGTTTCACGAATCAGGTGAAGGACGATGGCATCAAAACCCTTCATATCGACGGCACCGCGCCCGTAAAGCCGGTTCCCTTTTTCTTGCGGAACAAATTGGGTGTCGTTTCCGTCCACCACATCCAGATGTCCCTGAAAGAAGATTTTGGGCTGTTTGGTCTTCTGAGTCGTAATGACCAGAGCCGGTTTATCGCCAAATTGGTAGCGATCGATAAAAACGGGACTTTCCCTGAAATAGTCCGTCACAAAATCGGCCAATTTTTCCAATTCGTCCGGTCGATCCCCTGTGGAGCGGAATGAAATGAGCTTCTTTAGAAGAGTCTTTACCTCGTCTGTCACGTGTCGGTCAGTTTTTCGTTGCATTCTGAAGATGTCCTTTGAGAAATTGAATCACGTCTTCCCGCTCCCTGTGAACGGCATACTTGGATTTAAATGTTTCGACCTCTTTTAAAAAGTGCTCCATGATTGAGTGGTGTGTTTGGCGAAGAAACACCGATCCGAGGTCGAAAAGAATCACTTCGCGGTTAATGATTTCATAATTCACTAAAAAATACTGTCTCGGAATGATGAAAACCTCCAGCTTGTGGGGCCTGTTTTCCAGTGTGTCGATGATTCGTTCGATGGTTTCCACAATACATTTTCTGGGAATGAGCGAATAAAAATCATTTTGATGAATAAAATCAATCACTTCGCTTTCTACGACGATTTCAAGCCGATTTTTTTCTTTTGTCCGAATCACATCCAGGCGTTGTTCGAACCCTTTCAAATAGCGCGACACCTGTTCGTCATTGTAGTGAAAGACTTTTCGGAGCATCTGTTCACGCATCTCCAGAGACTGGTTAGCGGTACTGAATCCCCTGGAAACCGAGATGCGTTCTCCCCCGGTGGGTCCAAACCAGATGTCCTCAAAAACGGCGTAGCTGTAGCTTTCCTCGTAAGGCTTCGGGTAAATGGGAAACACATTGGTGTCCAGATCGAAAAGGGAATCCATGCTCAAATGCAGCACCCGACAAATGGACTGCATTTTCTCGGGACTGGCCTGGTGGTGGCCGTTTAAGATAGAATAGATGGTCTGGGGTTGAATGCCTGTCTGAGCAGAAAGTTCCTTCACCGTGATATTCAGGTCGTTCATTGCCCGGCGAATTTTTTTTCCAATAACAATCGAATGATCATTTGCAGCCATTTTTATCTTTCTTCCAATTTTTGAATGGTTTCTTTTAGATAGGGAAATACATTTTTTAGTGAACGCGTAACTTCTTCGTAATAGCCATCGATGCCGGAGGAAATGCTTCGATTTAAAAATCGCTCGGCCATGGAAAAGGGAATCATAAAATCCGCGTATTTTTTAATGCCGTATCTTTCGATGAGCGTTTCCTTTTTGGAAGCAAATTCCAAAAAATAGGCCGTTTGAATAGTGTCCAGTTTCTCGATTTCTGATTCGGTGACCCCATTTTTTTGGACAGCTTGAGAAACGGCCTCCAATTTGACGCGTGCGTCCCTCAGGATTTTATCCGGGGAACGGGCACCGTCCGACGCGCTTTCCTGTGAAAGCAACTCCCTTTTTTTGATCATTCTCAAAGAGATAAGACCGACACCTAATCCAAAAATGGAAATCCCGAATTCAATCCATCGGGGCGGCATGTGTGCTGCGAATAACGAACTCAAGATCACACCGGCCGCGATGACCAGACTTGCCACTGTCTTCCTAAAAATCATGCGTGAATGACTCCCGATATTTTCAGCAGAGCAAAGACAATCGTCAAAAAGGCTTCTCCCACAATGAGACCGGCGGCAAAGGGAAGCCCGGTATCTTCGGACCACTTTGCTCCCTTTTTCCTTTTCAGATAGATGGCCAGAATACTGCCCAATCCGTACGGCAAAATGTATTTAATGGACAGGTACATCGCAATTCCCATAATAACGCCCAGCCCCGAAATGCCGCTGAACGATAAAAGCGCCCCAATGATTCCCCCGGCCAGGAATTTGTCTTTGGGCACATTTCCACCGATCACGCTGTCAATAGTGAGCCCCAGAGCCGTCGCCTGCGGCGCCTCAATAGAGGTCCCCGGACCAAAGCCTGGCAGTTTCTCCCCTGTTTGAGGATTGACCCCGCCCGAATTCCAGATGAGCAGCATCACCGTCAGTGAAACAGCGGGTCCGATCCAGGCAACCATTAATTGCGCGGTCTGTTGCTTAAACGGGCGGCTGCCCACCAGGTGCCCGGTTTTTAAATCCTGCATCAGGTCTGCGCATTCGGCAATGGCCACGGAA
This genomic stretch from Calditrichota bacterium harbors:
- a CDS encoding M20 family metallopeptidase; this encodes MQRKTDRHVTDEVKTLLKKLISFRSTGDRPDELEKLADFVTDYFRESPVFIDRYQFGDKPALVITTQKTKQPKIFFQGHLDVVDGNDTQFVPQEKGNRLYGRGAVDMKGFDAIVLHLIRETARLKKDYDIGIMLTFDEEIGSENGAKRLSELDYSCGILINGDGGYNHKLIYAEKGILKFKLSVEAIPGRHPYPWQGENAFDILIRNYNKIIALFPDQELATDNDNWYTTYSTYDVHV
- a CDS encoding helix-turn-helix transcriptional regulator translates to MAANDHSIVIGKKIRRAMNDLNITVKELSAQTGIQPQTIYSILNGHHQASPEKMQSICRVLHLSMDSLFDLDTNVFPIYPKPYEESYSYAVFEDIWFGPTGGERISVSRGFSTANQSLEMREQMLRKVFHYNDEQVSRYLKGFEQRLDVIRTKEKNRLEIVVESEVIDFIHQNDFYSLIPRKCIVETIERIIDTLENRPHKLEVFIIPRQYFLVNYEIINREVILFDLGSVFLRQTHHSIMEHFLKEVETFKSKYAVHREREDVIQFLKGHLQNATKN